The Gossypium arboreum isolate Shixiya-1 chromosome 6, ASM2569848v2, whole genome shotgun sequence DNA window GACCAATGCCATCGTCGCCAAGATGGGGACAGTCCCTTCGCCAGTGTCTGAGACGACATCGCTTGACTTCCATACCTCCGTTTTCCAGAAAGAAAAGATCTCTCTTGCTGGTCACGAAGAGGTTAACTGACCCCCTAATTAAgtcatttcatttctttttcttcttcttttgcaTTTGCTTTTCAGTTCCGTTTGCtgattattttcatatatattgATGGATTTGGGTATTTGGCAGTACATTGTGAGAGGAGGACGGCATTTGTTCCCTTTATTGGATGATGCTTTTAAGGGAATCAAACAGATTGGTGTTATTGGTTGGGGTTCTCAGGTTATTAATTTACAacatttctccttttctttttccctGTAAATAAAAGCAAAAGGGAAACCTTTTTCCCCACCATTTCATAATTATGAAGATCAAAAGCATGCTTTTCAGTTTTCATTGACCACGAAAGTCTTTCAGGTTTTTATTTTGCAAATGTTCATTAATCGTATATCCGAATATTACATTCCCTTAACTAAAACGTGGTTTAAAATATGGTTTTAGGGGCCAGCTCAAGCACAGAATCTGAGGGATTCTCTTGTAGAGGCAAAATCTGATATTGTTGTGAAGGCAAGCTCGAATTCTCACTGCATTTTATTTTGCATTCATTGATTTGACTAAATGTACTGTTACTTGATGATGATTACAGATTGGGTTGAGGAAAGGCTCTCGCTCCTTTGCTGAAGCCCGTGCTGCAGGATTTACTGAAGAGAACGGAACTCTGGGGGACATATGGGAAACTGTTGCTGGAAGTGATCTCGTGTTATTGTTGATCTCTGATTCTGCACAGGTTGCTAAGCTGCTCTCATGTTTTCTATTTCTGCGTTTTAAATATTGGCTATTGGTTATGGTTAGCATTGGCTGATTGTATAAGCTGCATGCCCATAGCAGACATCTTTCTGATGCCAATATATGACTCACATGAAAAATTTTTCCAAGTCTGTTAGACTGATTTGTGACAACTTGTAAATGCTTAAGACTTACATGCACTATGATTCATAGGCTCTCTGCACTTTTTGGTTTGTTCTTATGAAgctttattttctgaattatgtTATCTAGGCGGATAATTATGAAAAGGTCTTCTCCCACATGAAGCCAAATAGCATCCTTGGGCTTTCCCATGGATTTCTTCTTGGCCATTTACAATCGTTGGGGCTTGATTTTCCTAAGAACATCAGTGTAATTGCTGTCTGCCCGAAGGGAATGGGACCTTCTGTGAGGAGACTTTATGTTCAGGGAAAAGAGATAAATGGCGCTGGAATTAATGCTAGTTTTGCTGTCCATCAGGTTGATTATCTCTTGATCATATATTCAACTTAGTCTAAATGAATGTCAAAACTAAACCTTTTCAAAAAAGCATGCTTAAATGACAATGTCTAATTTGGAGCAGGATGTTGATGGTAGAGCTACAGATGTGGCCTTGGGATGGTCGGTTGCCCTTGGTTCTCCTTTTACATTCGCCACCACATTAGAGCAGGAATACAAAAGTGACATTTTTGGGGAGAGAGGTGAGCTGAGTTGTTTGTGTTATTTTGTCAACCGTGCTTATTTTTCAtcttttgtttaaaaaaaattaatgccTAAAGCGTGTTGTTGTTTCTTCTTTCTGCAGGCATCTTGCTAGGTGCTGTTCATGGGGTTGTTGAATGCTTGTTTAGAAGGTATGTGGAGGATGGAATGAGTGAAGAATTGGCTTACAAAAACACCGTTGAGTGCATAACAGGAATTGTGTCAAAGACCATTTCAACAAAGGTGATCCATGTTGCTTGCTATGCTCTCTCCTCTCTTTGGAATTCTTACTTACAGATCC harbors:
- the LOC108486434 gene encoding ketol-acid reductoisomerase, chloroplastic-like — its product is MAATTTTTSFKAALLSTPSISSSTKSTVLKTRFTSSSSSRYSPIPKSLIAHHVSTRTNAIVAKMGTVPSPVSETTSLDFHTSVFQKEKISLAGHEEYIVRGGRHLFPLLDDAFKGIKQIGVIGWGSQGPAQAQNLRDSLVEAKSDIVVKIGLRKGSRSFAEARAAGFTEENGTLGDIWETVAGSDLVLLLISDSAQADNYEKVFSHMKPNSILGLSHGFLLGHLQSLGLDFPKNISVIAVCPKGMGPSVRRLYVQGKEINGAGINASFAVHQDVDGRATDVALGWSVALGSPFTFATTLEQEYKSDIFGERGILLGAVHGVVECLFRRYVEDGMSEELAYKNTVECITGIVSKTISTKGMLAVYNSLSEEGKKRFEVAYSASYYPCMEILYECYEDVASGSEICSVVLAGRRFYEKEGLPAFPMGKIDQTRMWKVGERVRATRAKDDLGPLCPFTSGVFVALMMAQIEVLRKKGHSYSEIINESLIEAVDSLNPFMHARGVSFMVDNCSTTARLGSRKWAPRFDYNLTQQAFVAVDSGAPINQDLISNFLSDPVHESIEVCAKLRPTVDISVPPDADFVRPELRQYS